In bacterium, the genomic window AGAGTATAAAGGTGTATCACGATATGATAAGGAAACCGGTAGTTGGACAACTTTTACCCAACAAAATAGTGGGTTAGTGAGTAATGATATTCATTCAATAACAATAGATGGAAAATATATTTGGATTGGAACAGAGTATGGTGTATCACGATATGATAAGGAAACCGGTAGTTGGACAACTTTTAATATAGAAAATAGTGAGTTAGAGAGTAATGACATTTGGTCAATAGCAGTAGATGGAAAATATATTTGGGTTGGAACATGTAAAGGTGGTGTATCACGATATGATAAGGAAACCGGGAGTTGGACAACTTTTACCCAAGAAAATAGTGGGTTAGAGACTAATTGTATCAGGACAATAGCAGTAGATGGAAAATATATTTGGATTGGAACATGGGATAATGATGTATCACGATATGATAAGGAAACCGGTAGTTGGACAACTTTTACCTCATACAATAGTGGGTTAGTGGGTTATAAGATTAGGTCAATAGCAGTAGATGGAAAATATATTTGGTTTGGGACACGCTATGGTGTATCACGGTATGATAAGGAAACCGGTAGCTGGACAACTTTTACCGAACATAGTATTATGTCAATAGCAGTAGATGGAAAATATATTTGGATTGGGACATGGGTGGGTGTATTACGGTATGATAAGGAAACCGATAGTTGGACAACTTTTACCCCAGCAAATAGTGGGTTAGTGAGTAATTATATTAACTCAATAGCAGTAGATGGGGAGTATATTTGGTTTGGAACAGAGTATGGTGTATCACGATATACTACAGCAGGGGATGTGATTTATGAAAAAGAGTATGAGATAACCTGTTTAGAATCAAGTATTAGTCAGGAAGTAATAAATATTGGTACTTTAAGTAGTGTAGGTAAGCTATATATTGAAGGAGTACTTACCTCACATAAAAATCAGAAAATAGCTATAGATATGAATTCATTCTATATATTTAAGTCAAATTTATACCTAACATTTGATACTGATAAAAAGGTGTATAAACCTGATGAGTTGATTACTATATCCGGAACTCTAACAAATAAAGGAGAGAATATAGAAGCAGGTGACTTAGAGTTAAAGGTAAAAGATAGAGATGTAATATTCAGGACGCCAATTAATCTTGGCTCTAACAGTAGTTATAGTTTCATTGCTACTACTACGGCTAATTCATCTTTTGTCTTAGAATGTATGATAAACGATGTAAAGGTGATAGATTATATCCTGGTAGAAGAGACAAAAGTTAATATAGAGATAATTACAAAACAGGCATTAACAAGAGGAACAAATACACTAATCATAAGGTTAAAGAATATAAGTAAAGTTGATGTAGTTATTAATCATTGGTCATTAGCTATTAGTGATATAAAGCAAGAGTTTGATACTATTAGTATTCCGTCTTTACAAACAGTGGTCAAAGAAATTAATTACCAATTACCAGTTACTGGTTACCAATCAGACTATGCTACAATTACCTTAGTTTTATCAGGAAATGTAAGTGGGACTTATACTAAGCAGGTAGAGTTTGGAGAGTTAGTAGATTTAAGTATTAATCCTGACTCAGTATATCCAATAGGGTATCTGGAAATACCGTTTGAGGTAGTAAATAGGGGTAAATTAGATTCGGAGTTTCCTGCGACATTTACGATATTCGCCACAGAGACACAGGGGCACAGAGAAATGTCAAATTCCAAATCTCAAACTACCAGGTTAGCCAATTACCCAGTTACCAAATTACCCGCTTGGTGTAAGGTAATGCCGAAGGTAGTGATCAGTGAGCAGAAGGCAGAGAGCAGAGTGCAGAGTGCAGAGAGCAGAGGGCAGAAGACAGAGGACAGAGGAGAGAAGACAGAAGACACCAGACACCAGACACCAAATCACCCGGTTACCAAATCTTCACTCGGCCCTATCATTTCGCAAGTCGGCCCTAATTCCATCATTCTTGCTTGTAAATTCTATGTTCCAGCAGGTGGCATGATTACAGGTAATCTAATATTTGAGTTAGAAGAGGAAGTGTATGAACTTGGATATGAGTATTTTCGTGGTACTGGAAGTGCTAAGTTCAAGGTAGCAAAAGAAAACATTGCTAAGATTAAGGGGTTAACCGTAGATAGTCCCCAGTTTAGAGTAAGGGTAGAAAATCCTGGCTCAAATGAGTTTAATGGAATGCTACAATTTGAAACACCGTTTTATCAAACCCAGACTTGTGTAAATCTTGATGCAGGCAAAGGTGCAACATATACGATTAAAATTCCAAATCTCAAATTCCAAATTCCAAACAAGTCTCAAATTCCAAACTCCAAATCCCAAATTACCCAATTACCCAGTTACTCAATTACCCAATCTCCCTTACCTGGAACTTATACTGCTAAGGCTGTAATTTTGTATGATGGAAATGAGGTAGATAAGGAAGAGATGGTATTTAGTTTAGAACCGAATTTTGAGATTCTGGATGTTAGTCATCTTGAATTAGCAGTTGGAAATGAAGGAACGATTAGCGTTGCAGTTAAGAATATTGGGATGGCTATGGGTGAGGCAAAGGTAAAGGTAAAGTTGTTGGATTTGCTGGATGAGGAAAAGGTGATTTGGTTAGCTCCGGAGGAAGTGGGGACGCTCAACTTCAGGTTATTTGTGCCATCAGATTTTGAGGAGGGAACTTATACAGGAGTGGTCAGTGAACAGTGGTCAGTGATGAGTAAAGAGTTTTCAGTAAGGATAGTTGGGATAAAGATAGATGTAGAAGCAAGTTTGGATAAGGAGTGTTATGGAGAGAATGAGATGGCTACCTTTACCTTGAGGGTAACAAATCTAAGTGATGCAGGTTTAGGCACATTAAACCTATCGGCAAAGGTAAAATTCAACGATTATGCAGAAACAAAAACAATTACATTAGGTTATTTACAACAGGCTGGAAGCCTATTTTACTTACCTATCAATCATACAGGTCAAAAACTTAATTTTGGTATATATTCTTTGGATGATAGGGCCATCTGGCTTGATGCCATTTATGTTCGACCAAAAGGAACACTTACAATAATTTCAGATAAGCAAATCTACAATCAAGGGGAAACTGTAACCTTAACCATAATCTCACTTGAGGCAGGCACTGTGAGTTTAACCACACCAGGAGAGCCTGCGAGTGATACAATTACATTTAACGGAGCAAGTAGTCAAACATTTGCATTCAATCTACCTGCACAAATGCTAAGTGGAACATATTATGTAAGTGTGGTAACCGCCCAGACGCAGAGACACAGAGAAATCTCAAATGTCAAATTATCCAATTTCCCTCTACTCTCTACTTCCTACTCTCTACTTCCTATTGATGTGCGAGGGATAGAGGTAGTAATAAAAGGAGCAAGTTTGGATAAAGCAGGGTATTCGTTTAATGAGGCATTTAAGGTCAAGATAAGTGTAGAGGTGAGTGAAGAATTTGAAGGGATGATAAAGGCATGGATAGATGAAGGAGATAATTGGACTAAGGTATATGAGAAAGATGAAACATTTGAAAGTGGAAGGCAGGTCTATGAGATAGTAAGTACTACAACTACATCCCCCAGACAAACATTAATCTATGGTATATATTTAGGAACACATACCTTAGTTACATCAGGAAGGAAGGGAATAAGTATCTACAACATTCCTGAAGAAATGGGTAAGATTATAGAGAAGGAGTGGCTAATGGTAGAAATAATGCCATCTGCACTAAGTAAAAACGCCTTGTTTGATTTTTTTAAGGTAACACAATATCCATCACCACCAGCAGGGATACAGCCAATAGGGTGTTATGAGTTTGTTATTTATGATAAGGATGTAGAGATAAAAAAAGATTTAAAGGTAACATATTTTTATGGACAAGAAGGCATAGAGTATGATATAATAAAAGATAGTTTAAAGGCATATTATA contains:
- a CDS encoding T9SS type A sorting domain-containing protein; this translates as MEVVSFIEGFNFSTTTLLSLLPSQKGNLSLSAPIPASLTAGYYYGSVCVQIGTSSKYKQFSFYIPQAKLEVKVNDKSYQLGETVNIYVKNIGGVADSWDYTIRLFDTIGNEVYTGEGSIDNLFPADDERIIGFDIPGGLITGDYIISLITTAQLIQLRENFDRYISIEGIDADMSICTAQKTYSINEQINVNVKIDNKNDAIEGAKLSLKVRSNYPGWQTFTALERIRDIKVDGNYVWFATNLIVKRYNKVDNKWDDYNKIQDANTIAVDGRYIWFGTWDGVSRYDKETSSWITFNIENSGLVSNHIRSIAVDGKYIWLGTWDGVSRYDKETGSWTTFTKQNSGLVNNEIRSIAVDGKYIWLGTWYGLSQYDKETGSWTTFTKQNSGLVDNEIMSIAVDEKYIWFGTGYGVSRYDKETSNWTTFNENSGLVSKYIRSIAVDGKYIWFGTCYGVSRYDKETGSWTTFTKQNSGLVSNDINSIAVDEKYIWFGTDYDGVSRYDKEGYNWIDFTQQNSGLVSNDIMSITVDEKYIWFGTEYKGVSRYDKETGSWTTFTQQNSGLVSNDIHSITIDGKYIWIGTEYGVSRYDKETGSWTTFNIENSELESNDIWSIAVDGKYIWVGTCKGGVSRYDKETGSWTTFTQENSGLETNCIRTIAVDGKYIWIGTWDNDVSRYDKETGSWTTFTSYNSGLVGYKIRSIAVDGKYIWFGTRYGVSRYDKETGSWTTFTEHSIMSIAVDGKYIWIGTWVGVLRYDKETDSWTTFTPANSGLVSNYINSIAVDGEYIWFGTEYGVSRYTTAGDVIYEKEYEITCLESSISQEVINIGTLSSVGKLYIEGVLTSHKNQKIAIDMNSFYIFKSNLYLTFDTDKKVYKPDELITISGTLTNKGENIEAGDLELKVKDRDVIFRTPINLGSNSSYSFIATTTANSSFVLECMINDVKVIDYILVEETKVNIEIITKQALTRGTNTLIIRLKNISKVDVVINHWSLAISDIKQEFDTISIPSLQTVVKEINYQLPVTGYQSDYATITLVLSGNVSGTYTKQVEFGELVDLSINPDSVYPIGYLEIPFEVVNRGKLDSEFPATFTIFATETQGHREMSNSKSQTTRLANYPVTKLPAWCKVMPKVVISEQKAESRVQSAESRGQKTEDRGEKTEDTRHQTPNHPVTKSSLGPIISQVGPNSIILACKFYVPAGGMITGNLIFELEEEVYELGYEYFRGTGSAKFKVAKENIAKIKGLTVDSPQFRVRVENPGSNEFNGMLQFETPFYQTQTCVNLDAGKGATYTIKIPNLKFQIPNKSQIPNSKSQITQLPSYSITQSPLPGTYTAKAVILYDGNEVDKEEMVFSLEPNFEILDVSHLELAVGNEGTISVAVKNIGMAMGEAKVKVKLLDLLDEEKVIWLAPEEVGTLNFRLFVPSDFEEGTYTGVVSEQWSVMSKEFSVRIVGIKIDVEASLDKECYGENEMATFTLRVTNLSDAGLGTLNLSAKVKFNDYAETKTITLGYLQQAGSLFYLPINHTGQKLNFGIYSLDDRAIWLDAIYVRPKGTLTIISDKQIYNQGETVTLTIISLEAGTVSLTTPGEPASDTITFNGASSQTFAFNLPAQMLSGTYYVSVVTAQTQRHREISNVKLSNFPLLSTSYSLLPIDVRGIEVVIKGASLDKAGYSFNEAFKVKISVEVSEEFEGMIKAWIDEGDNWTKVYEKDETFESGRQVYEIVSTTTTSPRQTLIYGIYLGTHTLVTSGRKGISIYNIPEEMGKIIEKEWLMVEIMPSALSKNALFDFFKVTQYPSPPAGIQPIGCYEFVIYDKDVEIKKDLKVTYFYGQEGIEYDIIKDSLKAYYIRNGEWEVVSSQELDKVNNKLIFYLPHLSLVGIGAKVSKSLGEVIVYPNPAREQVTFGDNLPATIMVRIFNIVGEEVYEYEGVSSSGKWLWKLQNKDNEKVASGIYIYVISSSEGDKKVGKIGVVR